The DNA segment AATTTTGATAGATCGATTGATTTTTGTTCGGCTAAAGGGTTTTCGTTGTGGACAATAAGCATTAAAGGGTCTTTTATAACCCTGATTAATTCAAAGTTTTCTTTTTTAATAGGGATGTTGCAAATCAAACCAATATTCAATGATCCATCTTCTACTCCGCGCTTAATCTCCTTTGAACCTACCTCTGTTAAGTTGATTTCGACTAAGGGATACTCTTCTTTATAACGGCTGATAAGATTAGAGAAAAAAGCAGCTCCAATAATGGGAGGTATTCCTATTTTAATTTCTCCTTTTTTTAAATCCATAATATCTGTGAGCTCTGATGTTAAGTTAGAAAAGGCCTCAAGGACATCCTTAGCATTGGCTAAGACCGCTTTCCCAGCATCGGTTAATTCTAAATGCTTGGATCGATAAAACAGTGACACATCTAATTCCTCTTCTAAATTTTTGATTACTTTGCTTATGGAAGGTTGGGAAACGTGTAATGTAGACGCAGCCTTAGTAAAGCTCAAATGTCTAGCCACTTCAGAGAAATATTCTAAATGTCGAATATCCATGGTACCCCTCCTGTTTAGTTGTTGTCTGAAAAGTTAATTATAACCAAATAGAATAAGTGGCATTCTAAATATGTATTTCTGATATCTTGGTTTTTATTATAGTATAAGAGATGAAGGACGGATAGATGTAGTTCAAGACTTGCGCGACAATTTTGTAAGGGGTTTCAGTTGTCGGTGAATCGCAGGAATTTTAATAAGTTTAACACCTGCAGAAACTTCTCTAGAATTAAATCCTATCATTAAAAATATTCATTTGAAGGAGGAATTTACTTATGAAAGAATACGTACAGGTTGGTAATCTTCAAGTGTCCCCCGTATTATATGAATTTATTAATTCAGAGGCCATACCAGGAAGCGGGCTGACAGGTGAGCAGTTTTGGCATGAGTTAGGAGCTATCATACAAGATCTTGCACCTAAAAACAAGCAGTTGTTAGCCAAACGTGATGAGTTACAGAACAAAATAAATGAATGGCATAGAGAACATAAGCAAAACTTTAATCATGAAACTTATAAGTCGTTTTTGCAGCAAATTAACTATTTAGAGCCTCCTGCAGAAGGTGTCCAAATCACTACTGAACATGTAGATGAAGAAATTGCACATCAGGCAGGCCCTCAATTAGTGGTCCCAGTGAACAATGCTCGTTACGCGATCAACGCAGCAAATGCCCGCTGGGGAAGTCTTTATGATGCTCTTTACGGAACAGATGTGATCAGTGAAGAGAATGGAGCGGAAATCGGTGGATCTTACAACGCCATTCGGGGAGAAAGAGTCATTGCTTATGCTAAAGAGTTTCTTGATCAATCTGTGCCTTTAGAACAAGGGTCTCATAAAGATGTAGAAGCCTATTCAGTTATAAGTGGCAAATTGTCTGCGGCTTTAGAAAACGGAGCAGACGTTGGACTAAGTGATCATTCTCAGTTAGCCGGTTATACCAGTCAGCCCGAAAACCCCGATGCTCTGTTGTTTAAAAATAACGGAATACATTTTGAAATTCAAATTGACCCGCAAGATTCGATTGGAAAAACAGATAAGGCTGGGGTAAAAGATATTCTCGTCGAATCAGCTTTGACAACAATTATGGATTGTGAGGACTCCGTAGCCGCGGTTGATGCTGAGGATAAAGTACTCGTATATAGAAACTTGCTTGGTTTATTTAAAGGAGATTTATCTGCAACGATTACAAAAGGAGATAGAACTTTTACTAGAACATTGAATCCAGATCGCACGTATTCCTCCCCGGAAGGTGAAGAATATACGTTGTCTGGACGCTCGCTTATGTTTGTTCGCAACGTCGGTCATTTAATGACAACGGAAGCCGTGCTTGATCAGGATGGCCAAGAGGTTCCTGAAGGGATATTAGACACGGTCATAACAGGATTAGTCGGCAAGCACGATGTGTTAGGGAATGGCCAGCATCAAAATTCTACTCAGGGCTCAGTATATATCGTTAAACCAAAAATGCATGGTTCAGAGGAAGTCGCGTTTGCCAATGAGCTCTTTAATCGTACAGAAGACTTGCTGGGATTACAGCGTTATACCCTGAAAATTGGGGTTATGGATGAAGAGCGCCGAACCACTTTAAACTTAAAAGCTGCGATTAATGAAGTGAAAGAGCGAATTGTTTTTATTAATACAGGTTTCTTAGATCGAACTGGAGATGAAATTCACACCTCCATGGAAGCGGATGGACCAATGATCCGTAAAAATGACATGAAATCATCGAAGTGGCTTCAAGGCTACGAAAAGTCGAATGTAAAAGTAGGACTGGAAAGCGGCTTACAGGGCAGGGCTCAAATTGGTAAGGGGATGTGGGCGATGCCTAATATGATGGATGCCATGATGAAACAGAAAGGCGGTCATCTTGAAGCTGGCGCCAATACAGCCTGGGTG comes from the Halobacillus shinanisalinarum genome and includes:
- a CDS encoding LysR family transcriptional regulator, with the protein product MDIRHLEYFSEVARHLSFTKAASTLHVSQPSISKVIKNLEEELDVSLFYRSKHLELTDAGKAVLANAKDVLEAFSNLTSELTDIMDLKKGEIKIGIPPIIGAAFFSNLISRYKEEYPLVEINLTEVGSKEIKRGVEDGSLNIGLICNIPIKKENFELIRVIKDPLMLIVHNENPLAEQKSIDLSKLEKEPFILYREDFTLYDRIMEECAKNGFEPKVVCHSSQKDFMIEMVEAKLGIALLPSRICHKITNPEIKAIPLTNSNINLELAMVWKKNKYLPFSVREFISMAEGFIIK
- a CDS encoding malate synthase G, translating into MKEYVQVGNLQVSPVLYEFINSEAIPGSGLTGEQFWHELGAIIQDLAPKNKQLLAKRDELQNKINEWHREHKQNFNHETYKSFLQQINYLEPPAEGVQITTEHVDEEIAHQAGPQLVVPVNNARYAINAANARWGSLYDALYGTDVISEENGAEIGGSYNAIRGERVIAYAKEFLDQSVPLEQGSHKDVEAYSVISGKLSAALENGADVGLSDHSQLAGYTSQPENPDALLFKNNGIHFEIQIDPQDSIGKTDKAGVKDILVESALTTIMDCEDSVAAVDAEDKVLVYRNLLGLFKGDLSATITKGDRTFTRTLNPDRTYSSPEGEEYTLSGRSLMFVRNVGHLMTTEAVLDQDGQEVPEGILDTVITGLVGKHDVLGNGQHQNSTQGSVYIVKPKMHGSEEVAFANELFNRTEDLLGLQRYTLKIGVMDEERRTTLNLKAAINEVKERIVFINTGFLDRTGDEIHTSMEADGPMIRKNDMKSSKWLQGYEKSNVKVGLESGLQGRAQIGKGMWAMPNMMDAMMKQKGGHLEAGANTAWVPSPTAATLHALHYHQVDVREIQNSLSQSLSDQQDDILEIPLVTNPQWSSEEIQEELDNNAQGILGYVVRWVEQGVGCSTVPDINNIGLMEDRATLRISSQHIANWLHHGVCTNDQVIETLQRMAKVVDEQNASDPDYRNMSTDYDNSVAFQAACDLVFKGLDQPSGYTEPILHRRRLEAKSRVHAK